The Spiroplasma citri genomic sequence CCAATTCTAATTTTATATCACTGAGATACGCCAATGTGAGCAGAAATTCAGGGTGGATTTGAGAACCGTAATGTAATTGAATGATTCCGAAAATATGTCCGCGTTGTATTTCAATACTTAGAGAAATATAGTAATTTATGATTTGTTAATGATGAGAATTCTACTTTTACATTAGATGCTTATATAAAACAGCATTTGCTAAAGCAATTCATCATTTAAACCTTAGTACAGCAATTGCGAAAGAAGAATTTGATTTAGCTAAGTCAAAAGTTTATCTTGCTAACGATGCATTGTTAGGAATTGACCATGATTGAGCGCCACCGTATCAATTCCGAGAAGGTGACCAAGCAGCATTTGAAAATATAACGGATGATTTAAAAATTTCTTTTTAGACCCAAACTTAAAAGGAACTTATCCAGATGTTTTTTTTCAATGGTTAAAAGATGAAAAAATTAATTTTATGATTAGTGATGAAGATTTAAACTTATTAAAAAAACATCAATTGGATTTAATTGGTTGAAATTATTATCGCCCATGTTATATTACTGGGGATAATTATGTTGATAATTTAAAAGAATTGCACCAAAAAAGTCATGCTTTTTTGTACCGGGTTTTAAACAAGTATTTCCAAAAGGCATTGAATATACAAAATGAAATTGAATTATTGATCCAAAGATGTTAGCGACTGGAGCGGAAATATTATGAAAAGAATATCAAAAACCCTTAATGATTATTGAAAATGGAATGGGTGATTTTGATGATAAAGCAGCACCATTAATTTTAGATCAAGATCGAATTCGCTATTTAAGTTTACATTTAGCAGAAGTATTTAAAGCATTTGACCGTGGAGTTAATTTAATTGGTTATTCATTATGAACTTATTGTGATATTTTTTCGCCAAGCGGAGGATAGCGAAAAGATTATGGCTTGGTTTCTGTTAATTTTAATAGTAAAATTAAAACGCGAACACCAAAATTATCTTATGTTTGATATAAACGAGTAATTACAACAAATGGTAAAAATCTTGCATATGATGATATTGATGTTTTAACGAATTTATTAAAAACCGAATTAACAACATGAGACTTTTGACAACAATAAGGAGGCTGACATGAAAATTGTATTAATTGGAGCAGGACGAATTACAAAATGATTTTTAGATGATTTACAAAATACAAAATATAAAGATCAAATTACTTTATTTGGAATTTACAATTTAACTTATGTAAAAGCTTTACAATATAAAGATACTTACCAAATTCACAAAGTCTATCAATCATTAGATGAGTTAATTAAAGATGCTGCAAATTTTGATTTAGCATATATTGGGATTAAATAATGCTTATGCAACCCATAAGGTAATTTCTACTTCTGTTTTAAATATTCATCATAAAAATCAGGGCATTTCAACAATTATTGCTAGTGATAGTTTATCCAGTGATTTATCAGCACAAATTTTAGGAACAAAAGGTTATATTAGAGGGTGGGGTAATTTGCAAAAGTACAATGCTGATTATCAAAAAGATTCTTGTCATATAGCATATACTTATCAAGTTTATGATTTATAAGGTAATTTAATTAAAACTGTTGATGAACCATTTACAACGGCTGGTGAAGGACTACGGTTTGAGATTGAGCATGTCTATGATTTATGAAAAAATAAAAAAAATGAGTCAAATGTTGTTACGAAAGCAATTTCATTAGAAATTATTAAAATTTTAGAATTAACAAATAATACTAATGATCATCAAATTATTGAATTATAGAGAGGAACAAAATTAATGAATGTTTTAGCAATTGACTTAGGTGGAACTAGTTCTAAGTGTGCTGTTTTTTCAGAAAAAAAAGTTATTCGTTGTGAATTTAAAGTTACAACAAATAAAGCAGCAATTTTACAAACCATAAAAGAAGAAATTGATCAACAATTAGAAAAACATCAAATTGATTGATCAACAATTAGTCAAATTGGTTTTGCAATTCCGGGTTTCTTAGATGAAAAAAATGGAATTGTTGCTTTAGCTGGCAATTTAAATTGACGTAATTTTAATATTAAAGGAGAAGCTGAGAAAATTTTTCAAAAACCAGTTAATATTATTAATGATGCTAATGCAGCTGCATTAGCAGAATATTGAGATCGTATCTATGATAAAAAAGAATCATTAGTTTTATATACATTAGGAACTGGAATTGGTGGCGGAATTGTTTTAAATGGTCAATTGTGAACAGGTGCAAATGGCTTTGCTGGTGAACTTGGTCATGGTGGTTGTTTTCAAACTTTATTTGCCTGTACTTGTGGATTAGAAAACTGCATTGAACCAGTTTCTTCAGCGACAGGTTTAACAAAATTAATTAACCAAACTGCTGATGAAAATCCGGGTAGTTTATTACACCAATTAAAAGAAAAACATGATTTAAAATTAGTTGATATTAAACCATTATTTGATAAAAATGATGAATTAACAATTGCAACAATTACTAGAGGATTAATTCCATTAGCATATCATATTGTAACAATGTTATATATTCTAAATCCAGAAGTAATTATTTTAGCTGGTGGTGTTACTAATTTAGGGGTAAAATTGAAAAATATATTACAAGAGTTAGTAAAAGCACGAATTGGTGATTTTATGTTAAAAACTTTTACAATTGAGATTTCAAATTTACAAGATAAGGCAGGAATGTATGGGACAGGATATTATGCTCTTTCTAAAATGGATGAAACAAAATAAGAAATGGAGAACATAAAAATGAAAGAAATAAATTTTGAAGAAATATCATTTGGAATTATTACTTATGCTGGTATGGCAAAATCAAATGCATTAATTGCAATTAAGTCTGCAAAAGAAGGAAAAACTATTGATGCTAATAATTTAATTGCAGAAGCAGAACAAAATATTATTGAAGCAGAAAAGCAACATATGACGATTATTCAAGAAGAGGTACAAGGGACTAAACATCAAATTCCCGTGTTATTTATGCATGCCGAAGATCAAATGATGACAGCACAAATGGTTATTGAATTAGCAAAAGAATTTATTGAATTATATGATAAATTACTTGCAAAAAAAGTTTTGGATTAATTGTTATGCGCCTTGGTGTTAGCTTATATCCACATTTGTTTACAGAAAACTATGATTTAGAGACATATTTAACAAAATGTGCAAAAGCTAAAATTAAGGTTATTTTTACTACCTTGATTAATGTTAAAAAAGTGATCAAAAGTTATTTAATCGCTTTTTACAATTAACAAAAACAGCAAATAAACTAGGAATTGATGTTTATGGTGATGTGAATGGTGCTGTTTATGAGGAATTTGAATTAGATAAAAATAATCGTGAACAAGTTATGGATTTTTTTATGACTGAATTAGGATTAAAAGGAATTCGTTTTGATTAAGGAATTAGTGGTGAAGATGTTGCAAAATTAACACATAATAAAGAAGATATTAAAATAATTTTAAATGCATCAAGTCCAACCCAAGAATTAGCATTTTTATTATCATTAAATGCAAATAAAAATAATTTGGTTGGATGTTGAAATTTTTATCCGCAACGTTATACAGCTAGTTCGTTAATGTATTTTATTGAAAAAAAATCTATTTATAAAAAGTTAGGAATTCCATTACAAGTTTTTGTTGCTTTACAACGAAATGATGCACAAGGACTCTGACAATATAATGATAAATTACCAAGCATTGAAATGCATCGTGATTTAACATTGACCGCGTAAAATATTCGGTTGGTATAAAATTTCCAAAAAATAAGAAAAAGATAGATATAAAATTCTATCTTTTTTAATTAGGTTAAAATTGTTGTTAACCTTGCTTAGTTTTAAAAAATAACAGCAAAACCAAGCAAGCGAGGATAAACAATATAGGGGTGGCCGTACCGCTACGACATAATGGAGGCAATTCTTTTAGGCAATATAAAAGAGTTATTGTGGTTTGGGGATAAATCTTTAACCTGCAATCGTTAAAGGCTAAGTGTTCCACAATAAAAAAATTTAGAAATCTTACTATTTATAAGGAGGATTTGAAAGTGTCTTTAAAAGAACTCTGTTTAAAAGAGTTAAAAATTAAATTAGCAAATAAGACAGTATTAATTAATAAATGTCAGTGTTATATCAATGAGTACTTTACAAAATTAACCAAAAACAAAAAAGGTGGCTGATATTGTAAAAAGTATGCTCGGCATTGTTTAGCAAGATTAGAATTTATTAACAAACAAAAAATAATTTATAATCTTTGATTTTTGACTTTACAATGCAAAAATAATCACCAAATTATTAAAAAATTAATTTTTAAGAAAAATAAATGATGAATTATTAATATCAAAAATTAGAAAGGAGAAATTATATGGTTGAAAATAATATCAAAAATACAATTAGCGAGTTAATTAACGAGATTAAAACAACAACAGAAAACAATTTAAGCAATTTAGAACAAATTATGGAAGTTTTAATTGATAAAGTTAATAATATTGAAAATATTTTAAATCAAATACGATCAAAAATTAAACCAACTATTTATTAAAATTAGTTGGTTTAATTTTTGATAAATAAAAAAGAAAGGAGATAAAAATAATGAGGAAAAGTTGTCCTAAATGTAGATCAAAAATAGAAGGTGATAATAAACATTTATGATGCACAAATGTTTATTTTATTTTTGCAAAAAACCCATATATTTTTAAAAAGAAAAAATATATAAATATGTTTGTTTGTGACTCTTATTTTATTTTGTTTTTTATTTAAGTTTTTAGATGATCGCTTAGTTATTTAAAATGTTGTGAAATATTAGAAAATTTGGAGAAAATTTAATATGTTTGATAAAAAGCAATATAAAGAATGAAACATATTATCAAAATATTTAAGTTGATATGAAATATTTAGATATTTTAAAAGAGTTTATGATTATAAAAATGAAGAACAATTAAATCAAACACTTAATAATTATTTAAACAATTTACCAATTAAGGATATTGAAGAATATGAAAGAGAGATTTTAAATAATGACAATAACAGAATCAATTAAATTTAACAAACTTAAAGAAGAAAATGAAAAAATTAAAAAAGAACTTGCTGAAAAAGATAAAGAAATTAATAGTTTTAAACAACAAATATATATGGCACATAATTTTATTTAAATTAAATATTAATGATGATAGTTATTGCCAAAATTGTTCAAAAGATAGTTTTGATTTGAAAGAATTTACTGAAATTATATGTTTTAAAGATAACTTAAAATATGACAAATTACCATAAATTATGCCTCAGTTTTAATTGCGATAATGGTTGTATTATCACAAGTAATGCGAATCCAAATTATTCCAAGAACATCAATTCCATTATTTTTATAAGTGGAGTTATTTTAAATTGATATTGGTGTTTGTTAATTGGATTTATGGGACATTTTCTATCAGATTTAACATTATGAGGTTTTACTGTGGGATGATTATGTTGAAATATCGGGACAGGTTTATTAGCAGTTTTAATTAAAATAATTAATTGAATAAAAATAAATCATAGTATTAAAATTATTCTTATTTTATTATCAAACATAATTATTTATCTTCCGATTGATTTTGTTCTTTTTTGATTAAATCTTGGAGTTTTAAGTATAGAACAAATAATTATCGGAATATTAATTACGAACACAATATGTTTGCCAATTTTCTATTTTATAACATTAAAAATTAAAAAAAGATTAAAAATAATTTTATAGAGAAAGGAACTATCAAAATGAAAGAAACAGAAAAATATATAAGTTATCAAGTTATGACAAATAATTTAATTTTAACAAAATCTTATTATGATATTAAAGGTAATAAATGAATTGAGTTAAGGATAAAAAATTTATTGTATCCTTATGCAAGTATTAATATAAATAGCAAATATTTTAAATTACAATATAACAAAGATTATTGTTTTATTACAATTTTTAAAAATAAAAACTTTTATATTAAAA encodes the following:
- a CDS encoding family 1 glycosylhydrolase; this translates as MSATVSIPRRWPSSIWKYNGWFKNFFLDPNLKGTYPDVFFQWLKDEKINFMISDEDLNLLKKHQLDLIGWNYYRPCYITGDNYVDNLKELHQKSHAFLYRVLNKYFQKALNIQNEIELLIQRC
- a CDS encoding family 1 glycosylhydrolase; protein product: MLATGAEILWKEYQKPLMIIENGMGDFDDKAAPLILDQDRIRYLSLHLAEVFKAFDRGVNLIGYSLWTYCDIFSPSGG
- a CDS encoding Gfo/Idh/MocA family oxidoreductase, producing MKIVLIGAGRITKWFLDDLQNTKYKDQITLFGIYNLTYVKALQYKDTYQIHKVYQSLDELIKDAANFDLAYIGIK
- a CDS encoding ROK family protein, which encodes MNVLAIDLGGTSSKCAVFSEKKVIRCEFKVTTNKAAILQTIKEEIDQQLEKHQIDWSTISQIGFAIPGFLDEKNGIVALAGNLNWRNFNIKGEAEKIFQKPVNIINDANAAALAEYWDRIYDKKESLVLYTLGTGIGGGIVLNGQLWTGANGFAGELGHGGCFQTLFACTCGLENCIEPVSSATGLTKLINQTADENPGSLLHQLKEKHDLKLVDIKPLFDKNDELTIATITRGLIPLAYHIVTMLYILNPEVIILAGGVTNLGVKLKNILQELVKARIGDFMLKTFTIEISNLQDKAGMYGTGYYALSKMDETK
- a CDS encoding PTS lactose/cellobiose transporter subunit IIA, yielding MKEINFEEISFGIITYAGMAKSNALIAIKSAKEGKTIDANNLIAEAEQNIIEAEKQHMTIIQEEVQGTKHQIPVLFMHAEDQMMTAQMVIELAKEFIELYDKLLAKKVLD